A single region of the Lates calcarifer isolate ASB-BC8 linkage group LG3, TLL_Latcal_v3, whole genome shotgun sequence genome encodes:
- the cfap300 gene encoding cilia- and flagella-associated protein 300 isoform X2, which produces MLGRISAQSYSFDQSFYTYNSEKFALCFFRDPDVVSSLKKMEASVWVPLDKPVVSVDVEVVPCTKVSMELFDPIYSCGILRPSGHVVKCFHDVYPDYDELRQMLQEEDSEHYNVIGREERGEFLFHLFKHLCLGGELCQYEDTIDPYINTTKQVYKDLISVQKDPDTKKMSVVSTVLKVSAHDESGRCYPGRREEERTFAFLIVDPFKRHVTLFHHFYGVGNFTL; this is translated from the exons ATGCTGGGGAGGATTTCAGCTCAGTCCTACAGCTTTGACCAGAGTTTTTACACCTACAACAGTGAAAAGTTTGCACTG TGTTTCTTCAGAGACCCTGATGTGGTATCCAGTCTGAAAAAGATGGAGGCCAGCGTCTGGGTGCCTCTTG atAAGCCAGTGGTATCTGTTGACGTCGAGGTGGTGCCATGCACTAAAGTCTCCATGGAGCTGTTTGACCCAATCTACTCTTGTGGCATCCTGAGACCCTCTGGACATGTAGTTAAATGCTTTCATGATGTCTACCCTGACTATGATGAACTCAGACAG ATGCTGCAGGAAGAGGACAGTGAACACTACAACGTGATTGGGAGAGAGGAGCGAGGAGagtttctttttcatctcttcaaGCACTTGTGTCTCGGAGGAGAGCTTTGTCAGTATGAAGACACCATTGATCCTTACATCAACACCACAAAGCAAGTGTACAAAGATCTAATCAG TGTTCAGAAGGATCCAGATACAAAGAAGATGAGTGTTGTCTCCACTGTGCTCAAAGTCAGTGCCCAT GATGAGTCAGGGAGATGTTACCCTGGGAGACGAGAGGAGGAGCGGACGTTTGCCTTTTTGATTGTTGACCCCTTCAAACGACATGTGACTTTGTTCCACCACTTCTATGGTGTTGGAAACTTCACTTTGTGA
- the cfap300 gene encoding cilia- and flagella-associated protein 300 isoform X1: protein MSKMAGENSTFEQTFSFSPLCSKKFSFLQNKDTLALLMKWSMLGRISAQSYSFDQSFYTYNSEKFALCFFRDPDVVSSLKKMEASVWVPLDKPVVSVDVEVVPCTKVSMELFDPIYSCGILRPSGHVVKCFHDVYPDYDELRQMLQEEDSEHYNVIGREERGEFLFHLFKHLCLGGELCQYEDTIDPYINTTKQVYKDLISVQKDPDTKKMSVVSTVLKVSAHDESGRCYPGRREEERTFAFLIVDPFKRHVTLFHHFYGVGNFTL from the exons atgagtaaaatggCAGGAGAGAATTCCACGTTTGAGCAAACGTTTTCTTTTAGTCCTCTTTGCTCCAAGAAGTTCTCTTTCCTACAGAATAAAGACACTTTAGCACTGTTAATGAAATG GTCCATGCTGGGGAGGATTTCAGCTCAGTCCTACAGCTTTGACCAGAGTTTTTACACCTACAACAGTGAAAAGTTTGCACTG TGTTTCTTCAGAGACCCTGATGTGGTATCCAGTCTGAAAAAGATGGAGGCCAGCGTCTGGGTGCCTCTTG atAAGCCAGTGGTATCTGTTGACGTCGAGGTGGTGCCATGCACTAAAGTCTCCATGGAGCTGTTTGACCCAATCTACTCTTGTGGCATCCTGAGACCCTCTGGACATGTAGTTAAATGCTTTCATGATGTCTACCCTGACTATGATGAACTCAGACAG ATGCTGCAGGAAGAGGACAGTGAACACTACAACGTGATTGGGAGAGAGGAGCGAGGAGagtttctttttcatctcttcaaGCACTTGTGTCTCGGAGGAGAGCTTTGTCAGTATGAAGACACCATTGATCCTTACATCAACACCACAAAGCAAGTGTACAAAGATCTAATCAG TGTTCAGAAGGATCCAGATACAAAGAAGATGAGTGTTGTCTCCACTGTGCTCAAAGTCAGTGCCCAT GATGAGTCAGGGAGATGTTACCCTGGGAGACGAGAGGAGGAGCGGACGTTTGCCTTTTTGATTGTTGACCCCTTCAAACGACATGTGACTTTGTTCCACCACTTCTATGGTGTTGGAAACTTCACTTTGTGA